In Anopheles gambiae chromosome 2, idAnoGambNW_F1_1, whole genome shotgun sequence, a single window of DNA contains:
- the LOC4576330 gene encoding uncharacterized protein LOC4576330, which produces MRSLLVLAVLVTASQAYSVFQNPPCSGTTPCLINCVQNSRCPIYNPAKPVLLPGPTCDRFYKCESGRACETLCPGGTHFNAREQACDWPHRACCDPNIECRPDPCGPSGDCGVDGGPIVPPPPPPPPPPPPPQPPCSGGGICAINCPVDNRCPMFDGLKPTLLPGPNCGVYAKCIAGRACPMQCPAGLHFNAAKQICDWPFQACCDPNVECRPDPCGPSGDCGGGGGPIYPPPPPPPPPPPPPQPPCSGGGICANNCPVDNRCPMFDGSKPTLLPGPSCGVYAKCIAGRACPMQCPAGLHFNAAKQICDWPFQACCDPSVQCRPDPCPPGAFGCGQNNQNNHFNNNWMWG; this is translated from the coding sequence ATGAGAAGTTTACTCGTGTTGGCTGTCCTCGTGACGGCCTCCCAGGCGTACTCGGTGTTCCAGAACCCACCGTGCTCGGGCACCACGCCCTGCCTGATCAACTGCGTGCAGAACTCGCGCTGCCCGATCTACAACCCGGCCAAGCCGGTCCTGCTTCCGGGCCCGACCTGCGACCGTTTCTACAAGTGCGAAAGTGGCCGCGCCTGCGAGACCCTCTGCCCGGGCGGTACCCACTTCAATGCCCGCGAGCAGGCGTGCGACTGGCCGCACCGTGCCTGTTGCGACCCGAACATTGAGTGCCGTCCGGATCCGTGCGGACCCAGCGGTGACTGCGGAGTCGATGGCGGTCCGATCGTTCCACCACccccaccacctccaccaccgccaccaccaccacagcccCCGTGCAGCGGTGGAGGCATCTGTGCCATCAACTGCCCCGTAGACAACCGTTGCCCGATGTTTGACGGCTTGAAGCCGACGCTCCTGCCCGGACCGAACTGTGGCGTGTACGCCAAGTGTATCGCTGGACGTGCCTGCCCGATGCAGTGCCCCGCTGGGCTGCACTTCAACGCCGCCAAGCAGATCTGCGACTGGCCGTTCCAGGCTTGCTGCGACCCGAACGTTGAGTGCCGCCCGGACCCATGCGGTCCCAGCGGTGACTGCGGAGGCGGTGGCGGTCCAATCTATCCACCACccccaccacctccaccaccgccaccaccaccacagcccCCGTGCAGCGGTGGAGGCATCTGCGCCAACAACTGCCCCGTAGACAACCGTTGCCCGATGTTCGACGGCTCGAAGCCGACGCTCCTGCCCGGACCGAGCTGTGGCGTGTACGCCAAGTGTATCGCTGGACGTGCCTGCCCGATGCAGTGCCCCGCTGGACTGCACTTCAACGCCGCCAAGCAGATCTGCGACTGGCCGTTCCAGGCTTGCTGCGATCCGAGCGTGCAGTGTCGCCCCGACCCATGCCCGCCGGGTGCATTCGGCTGTGGCCAGAACAACCAGAACAACCACTTCAACAACAACTGGATGTGGGGTTAA